In one window of Opitutus sp. GAS368 DNA:
- a CDS encoding GxxExxY protein produces the protein MHPNYSKANTLSAKVIGAAIEVHRHKGPGLIESIYERCLVHELQLQKIASVSQLLVPIEYKGLVFEEPLRLDVYVEGCLIVENKVVEKILPIHKAQLLSYMKLLDAPLGLLINYHEPLLKDGVVRLILPGADQP, from the coding sequence ATGCATCCGAACTACTCCAAGGCCAATACCCTTTCCGCCAAGGTCATTGGTGCGGCTATTGAGGTGCATCGGCACAAAGGGCCGGGTTTGATCGAAAGCATCTATGAACGATGTCTCGTCCATGAACTCCAGTTGCAAAAAATCGCCTCGGTCAGCCAGCTCCTGGTGCCCATCGAATACAAGGGATTGGTTTTCGAGGAGCCGCTTCGCTTGGACGTCTATGTTGAGGGCTGCCTGATTGTGGAAAACAAGGTCGTCGAGAAAATCCTGCCCATCCACAAAGCACAGCTCTTGTCCTACATGAAGCTGCTGGATGCGCCACTCGGCCTTCTGATCAATTACCATGAACCTCTGCTGAAAGATGGCGTCGTGCGCTTGATCCTTCCCGGTGCCGATCAACCCTGA